In one window of Camelus bactrianus isolate YW-2024 breed Bactrian camel chromosome 29, ASM4877302v1, whole genome shotgun sequence DNA:
- the PPDPFL gene encoding pancreatic progenitor cell differentiation and proliferation factor-like protein isoform X2 gives MASVPSIGCLLARNQYYRKASVSSAASESVSFTDDDKAQQGRPEVAGPTRWFRSFFQPESVQSDVEREGPAAVPSESK, from the exons ATGGCATCGGTGCCTTCCATCGGTTGCCTCCTGGCCAGAAATCAGTATTATCGAA AGGCCAGCGTTTCTTCAGCTGCCTCGGAGTCTGTGAGCTTCACAGATGATGACAAGGCCCAGCAAG GGCGACCTGAGGTGGCAGGACCCACGCGGTGGTTCAGGTCCTTTTTCCAACCCGAGTCTGTGCAGTCGGACGTGGAGCGAGAAGGCCCGGCCGCGG TGCCTTCCGAGAGCAAGTAG
- the PPDPFL gene encoding pancreatic progenitor cell differentiation and proliferation factor-like protein isoform X1 — MASVPSIGCLLARNQYYRKASVSSAASESVSFTDDDKAQQGRPEVAGPTRWFRSFFQPESVQSDVEREGPAAGEREAFLRRAVPSRSEAARVVATAAAGAVPSESK; from the exons ATGGCATCGGTGCCTTCCATCGGTTGCCTCCTGGCCAGAAATCAGTATTATCGAA AGGCCAGCGTTTCTTCAGCTGCCTCGGAGTCTGTGAGCTTCACAGATGATGACAAGGCCCAGCAAG GGCGACCTGAGGTGGCAGGACCCACGCGGTGGTTCAGGTCCTTTTTCCAACCCGAGTCTGTGCAGTCGGACGTGGAGCGAGAAGGCCCGGCCGCGGGTGAGCGCGAGGCTTTTCTGAGAAGGGCGGTTCCTTCTCGGAGTGAAGCAGCGCGCGTGGTAGCTACCGCGGCAGCGGGCGCGG TGCCTTCCGAGAGCAAGTAG